A window of the Nycticebus coucang isolate mNycCou1 chromosome 3, mNycCou1.pri, whole genome shotgun sequence genome harbors these coding sequences:
- the LOC128581625 gene encoding olfactory receptor 7A10-like: MYLVTVLVNLSIILATVSDSHLHIPMYFFLSNLSFVDICFVSTTVPKMLMNMQTQSKVMSYAGCITQMYFFILYVGLDSFLLTVMAYDRFVAICHPLHYMVIMNPKLCGLLVLTSWIMSAVNALLQNLMVSQLTFCTELEIPHFFCELNNIIHLACSDTFFIDMVMYFSAILLGGGSLIGILYSYSKIVSSICAISSAQGKYKAFSTCSSHLSVVCLFYCTILGVYLSSAATHNSHSSTTASVMYTVVTPMLNPFIYSLRNKDIKRALKKIL; encoded by the coding sequence ATGTACTTGGTCACCGTGCTTGTAAACCTATCCATCATTTTGGCCACAGTCTCAGATTCCCACCTCCACATCCCCATGTATTTCTTCCTCTCCAACCTGTCCTTTGTGGACATCTGTTTTGTTTCTACCACTGTCCCAAAGATGCTGATGAATATGCAGACACAGAGCAAAGTCATGTCCTACGCAGGCTGCATCACCCAGATGTACTTTTTCATACTCTATGTAGGGTTGGACAGCTTCCTCCTGACGGTGATGGCCTATGACCGGTTTGTGGCCATCTGTCACCCCCTGCACTACATGGTCATCATGAACCCCAAGCTCTGTGGACTGCTGGTTCTGACATCCTGGATCATGAGTGCTGTGAATGCCTTGTTACAAAATttaatggtgtcacagctgacctTCTGTACAGAGTTGGAAATCCCTCACTTTTTCTGTGAACTTAATAACATAATCCACCTGGCCTGTTCTGACACCTTTTTTATTGACATGGTGATGTATTTTTCAGCTATACTGCTGGGTGGTGGTTCCCTGATTGGGATCCTTTATTCTTACTCTAAAATAGTTTCCTCTATATGTGCCATCTCCTCAGCTCAGGGGAAGTATAAAGCATTTTCTACCTGCTCATCTCACCTCTCAGTTGTATGCTTATTTTATTGCACAATTTTAGGAGTATACCTCAGTTCTGCTGCTACCCACAACTCACACTCCAGTACAACAGCCTCAGTGATGTACACGGTAGTCACCCCCATGCTGAACCCCTTCATCTACAGTCTGAGGAATAAAGACATAAAGAGGGCTCTGAAAAAGATTCTTTGA